A window of Pyrus communis chromosome 3, drPyrComm1.1, whole genome shotgun sequence genomic DNA:
GGCCCAACGGATTTGGCTGCAGGAGTAGGACGCAAATGTCGTCGTTAAGGGACAGTTGCAAGACGCGGCTTGGCGatggattagggttttttttttttttttttaagaaaaactaataaaaaaatgtttaaaaattttgaattttaacgataagaaataaaaagtaaagtgaatagtacacgattgactttttagtgtaaaaatgtggtttttcgttcaaatgaacagtatcaggagtttttcgttaaagttcttttttttacctaaaaaaatcgaattttgttttttttctctctttgtatTCACACAATTCATTATGCCAATATGAAATAACTTGATAACATAAAATATTGCAAATCAAAATCAATACAATAAAATATTGCGTAAACATGAACAATATTTATAATTGAGCAATATATGGAACATAGCAAATatataaagtaaaaataaattcatTGCTCATGCATGGTGATACTTTaattcaaagaaaataaatgaacaaaatCCTAAAGGGACATGATTTGAGACATTAAGACCGATAATAAACATCAGAATTCTTTCCCAAATTAAGACAGCgtagaagaggaaagaaaactTTATACTTACCAAAACGATATGgaataattattttgttattttttatggtaataattatttttgttattataatACAGTATACGATACGTAATATAAGATGTGGCCATGTACCTAGCAGCATTCATCTTCTCTATAAATACAATCACAACGCATTGTTTGCTTCACCTCAGGCCACTGCTTCTCACTCTATAACGTTCTCTCTCGATCTCTCTTCTAGCCTTTCTGATCTGCTCGTCAGTTTTTGAACTAGCAATCGACCTACAATGAACATTCGGGGCAACAACATTCTGCTTGTGCTGTTATACGCTTTTGCTTTTGCAGGTTTGCTTTGTATTCGTATCATagttttatgaaaaataatGAGTTTGAGTCATTATAAAGCTTCAGAATGAAGAGTAAACACTTACTGGCCCGGTCTTTCACTACGGTTAGTTTTGGTGTTAATGTTGAATTGGTTTGGTGGGGCATATTGGCTGAGCCCTCTAGGGAGAATAGCTTCTCTATCACCAATTTTATACAATCGGTTACACTTAAGAGACAGTCGAGGCCAAAGACAATTATAAGTCACCCTAAGTAAGGGAACAATACTGTCATTGATGCTGTTGAGCCGTAACTTGTGCCTCAAGGCAATACAGAGCGACCAAAAGAGTACTGCTATTGTTTGTGTTTAAACAATATCCAAATTACCTAGCTATGTATTTAAACAatatcaaatttatttattgacAATATTACCTAtgtactttaattttaattcatcgCAACGTAATACGATTAACAATTAAACAATTGCTTTGTGCTTTACAGGGTTTGACGTAAATGGCTTATCCTATGATTACACGGCCAGTATTGAGGCAAGTTTCCCAACAACTGTTTTGTTAGGTTTACGTAGAGATATCAATTAAATCTAACAAATTTGTTCCCTTTTTTGTTCCCCTTGTTTACAGTGTTTGGCAAAGCCTCACAAACCACAATATCGCGGAGGAATCATTGTAAACCCGGAACTAAATCTTGGCGTGAAAGGATGGTCTACTTTCGGCAATGCAAAAATACAACACCGAGAATCAGAAGGCAACAAATTCATTGTGGCTCATAGTAGAAACCAGCCACATGACAGTATTTCGCAGAAGACGTACTTGCAAAGAAGCAAGCTCTACACGTTCTCTGGTACTTAACCAATTATTCTTTTTTACTGATTCATGGTATAATTATCAACTAATTACTTAATCGATAATTGTAACAATGTTTCCTGTTTGTGTTGGTGCAGCTTGGATACAAGTGAGTACCAGCAGTGCTCCGGTATCAGCAATTTTCAAGACAAGTAGCGGATTTGTACATGTTGGTGCAATTGTAGCTGAATCCGGTTGCTGGTCCATGCTCAAGGGTGGCTTAACCGTCAATGCCTCAGGTCCCGCTGAGCTCTACTTCGAGGTATTTGTTTCTGCTATTTGTATGATATTTACTGATATTTTTTTCTGTTACAAGTAATTAGTATGTTCAATCTTTTATAACTAACAACCATCAAACCTCTTAAATCAGAGCAAAAAACACATCTGTTGAGATCTTTGTTGATAGCATCTCCTTACAACCATTCACTGAGAAGCAGTGGAATTCTCATCAACAACAAAGCATTGAGAAGGTGAGTTTGATCAGGCCATATAATTACTAGTGAAACTAGGCTAATTAAACGCAAATTAACTAACTATACACTCTTCACAGGTTCGTAAGACGAATGTTAGAATTCAAGCGGTCACCGAGCAAGGAAATCCACTAGAAAATGCAACAATCATCATCCAACAAAAGGCTCCAGGCTTCCCTTTCGGCGTTGCAATCAACAAGAACATCCTCACCAACACAGCCTACCAAAACTGGTTCACTTCAAAGCCTTTCAAGGTCACAACGTTTGAAGACGAAATGAAATGGTACACCACGGAGCCTTCTCCGGGCCAAGAGGACTACTCCGCTGCTGATGCCTTGGTTCAGTTTGCAAAGCAACACCAGATTGCAGTCCGCGGCCACAATGTGTTCTGGGAGGATCCTCATTACCAGGCCGGTTGGCTTAACTCGCTCTCTGGCCAACAATTCTCCGATGCCGCTAACAAGAGGCTCAATTCTATTATGGGGAGATACAAGGGACAAGTCATTGCTTGGGATGTTAGTAacgaaaatttgcattttaacTTCTTTGAGAGTAAGATGGGTGCAACTGCGTCTGCTGAATTTTACAATTGGGCTAGTAAAGCTGATGATACAGCCACACTATTCTTGAATGATTACAATACCATTGAGGAGAGTGGAGATAAAGATTCGATTCCGGCTAAGTACCTTCAGAAGCTGAGAGACATACAAGGGTTTCCAGGCAACAGTAATGCAAAGATGGCGATTGGTCTCGAGTCACATTTCCAGACTCCTAACATTCCTTACATAAGATCATCTATTGATACTCTTGCTGGTGCAAATGTGCCAATTTGGATTACAGAATTGGACGTCGTTAGTGGTCCCAATCAGGTAAAATACTGCGCCTCTCCACCTATTGCCAATAATTTGATTTTGCGTTCGATATCAGAGCGAGAAATTTATTTACGTCACGTGTGAAGGAACCTAGGTATTGActttataaacataaaaatcaCAATTCTGCGGTGTAGTTAACTTTTCCTTTTTTGGTTATATGTGCAGGCATCATACTTGGAGCAGATTCTAAGGGAGCTGCATTCTCACCCTAAGATTCAAGGCATTGTGATTTGGGCTGCATGGAAACCTTCAGGATGCTACAGAATGTGTTTGACGGATAACAATTTCAAGAACTTGCCCACCGGCGAAGTTGTTGACAAGCTCACAAGTGAGTTCGGTTTGACTTCGGGCTTAGCTTCTGGCACGACGAACGCTAATGGTTTCTTCGAGGCCTCGCTTTTCCACGGCGATTACGAAGTGAAAATTACTCACCCCTTGGTCGACTCCCCCTTCGTTCGGGGTTTGAATGTGGCACCAACTACTGAGTCCCAACAACAATTGCACGTCCAACTTAATGCCTGAAGAATTGTTACGTTTTCTCTTGTTTTTTAAAGCACTTTTGGGTCTGAAAggtgcaaaagaaaaacaaaaacagaggtATTTTAGAATACCTCATTTTGTTGcaattattttcttattttcttcttctggtgCCAGTCGAACTGTTGACCCGGTGGACCTTATGTGAACACAAAGCCACTAGGCTACAGAGAGACTGGCTGTGTTTGTGTTTCATTTTTATCTTTGTGTTTTCCAAATTGCTTTAATGGGACGAAAATTGACCATATATTTATGGGTATGACTTTAACGTcttagttgttggatttgattttcataactattagatcttttattttatctcaGTCATTCATTTTTCTTACCACTTAGTGCTACATAATTGATATTTAAAAACAAGAGAACATGGAtgataaaaattcataatattttaaagattattatggagtgtatatatatatatataagtagcaCAATATCGTCATTAGTACTATGATTTAGTGACCTCCCAAGATTTCTTTAGAACGCCAATTGAAGAGTTCTATAGACAAGTTTTACCTTTTATCTAATGGACGGACGTTGAATCCGGTTTTTCTAGAACAGGCTTTGCAAATAAtacgtatttttttttctctaatttttggaaatttcttcaaacaTGAGATTGAAATAATTGACTaagattgaaataaaaaatctaaatagttatgaaaattaaatttaactaCTAAATATAGCATTGGAGCCAGACCCCTAATACAAACACGAGAGGGTTACAAACTTACAATAAGTCACTtatattttgtataaaaaaaaaactatatttaATCATGAATAGAGAAGACAAAATCAATTGCTTTTCCCTTAAcaagataaatatatatatatatatatatatatatatatatatatatatatatatatatatatatatcatgaaTAGGGAGCACAAAATCAAACGTTTTCCCACAACAAGATATAAAAGACGAAGTAAATTATATTTAAAGAGGAATATAGAGCACAAGATCAAATGTTTTTCCCTGAATaagatacaaaaaaaaaaaaaaaagtaaattataTTAATCCTGAACAGAGAGCACAACATCAAATGTTTTTCCCTTAACAAGATaccaaaaaatggaaaattagattttaattcttaaatttatattaatgccttcttttttttaaaggatACATTAATGCCTTGAACAAGATTCAAGTTTAGTCCCTTAGTTCTACTTAAATGtcagcatttttatttttatttttggtaatttcataattttttctttttctaagtctacactaatttattataatatattttggtacaaatatTTAGGTAGACTAActcatcatatatatatatatatatatatatatatatatggggatAGGATCAAGAGACAAATATTTTGACAAATACTTTTACACTCTTTTTAAGCCGTTAGATTATATGACATCCAAGGAtccttatttattcattaaatgacatggatgcttatgtggattttaattaatattaaaaataaaataaaaaactgaataaacataaaatttataaggaaatttataaatataaaatttaaagtgAAGAAACCCTATAATCGTGAACTCCATTAATTTGTAGCCTCCATCTTCCTCTTTGTCGATGAGGTATGCAACTCCATGCTTTGGATTGATACGGAATTCTAATGCCCTCTACAATGAATCAAGCTATTACTTATTAGTCTCTTaaatcttcattaggtaagcaaaataaaaccctaTATTACTGTTCATATATGCAGGATGATTAAATTTAGTTCTTCAAAATCTTGTTAGTTTTTCCTTGGGCGAGCAACAAGTGTTCCAGAAACATCCCCCCACCAGTCAGGATTCTTCATGTACTagttcaatgtcttcttcaatcCATCCTCCTGGCGTCTGCTAGGACCATCCCAAGGCATTTAGCTTTACGTAATCTATGAAGTATCTCTTATCATGCACAAACTTAATATGGGCTGGGTTCAAAGAGAAGTGTTGGTAAATTTTCCTAGCCACATCAATCAATCTCCTCTCTTTGTTCGTCCCGATGTTGTAGACACAGCCTACCTTACCCCTATGGAGAATGATCAACTTTTTATTAGAATTTTGTATCAATCAATTGAACGACACTAAGTTTGACAGCGTGAATGATAGGAATTCGAGGTGTTGGGGTTGGACGCAATTCGAATGGTCGTGCATCTGCATTTTCATCCAAGACGGCCATTTTCGCTTCTTTCTATGTTTACAGGATTATTCCctcaatttttattcttttcttagttttaacttttattaatttcttaattataaatttatacctcatttaatgtttaaaatcCTCTACATAACTCTTAATCAAGACCGTTGAATGTTACAAGATCTAAAGGTTGTaaagaagtgtaaaaatatttgtcaaaatctTTGTCCTTTGATTCTatcctatatatatatcgtTTCCATTTAGGAATTTGGAATCCGGCTCAAAGCaactatagtactattaaaaaagagattttatcaattgtattatgcattagcaaattccaagaagatttattaaatcaaaaaattttagtccgtgttgattgcaaatctgcaaaacatgttttacaaaaagatgttcaaaacattgcatcaaaacaaatttttgcacgctggcaagccatattaagtattttttattttgaaattgaatacattaaaggcagccagaattgcataccagattttctaaccagagaatttttgcaggggaagaatgggtactaatcctactcagcagcgaaggctcccagccacccttacccaaaccccagcaccagtaaaacaagagtctattcccgactct
This region includes:
- the LOC137728188 gene encoding endo-1,4-beta-xylanase 5-like, producing the protein MAYPMITRPVLRQCLAKPHKPQYRGGIIVNPELNLGVKGWSTFGNAKIQHRESEGNKFIVAHSRNQPHDSISQKTYLQRSKLYTFSAWIQVSTSSAPVSAIFKTSSGFVHVGAIVAESGCWSMLKGGLTVNASGPAELYFEVFVSAISKNTSVEIFVDSISLQPFTEKQWNSHQQQSIEKVRKTNVRIQAVTEQGNPLENATIIIQQKAPGFPFGVAINKNILTNTAYQNWFTSKPFKVTTFEDEMKWYTTEPSPGQEDYSAADALVQFAKQHQIAVRGHNVFWEDPHYQAGWLNSLSGQQFSDAANKRLNSIMGRYKGQVIAWDVSNENLHFNFFESKMGATASAEFYNWASKADDTATLFLNDYNTIEESGDKDSIPAKYLQKLRDIQGFPGNSNAKMAIGLESHFQTPNIPYIRSSIDTLAGANVPIWITELDVVSGPNQASYLEQILRELHSHPKIQGIVIWAAWKPSGCYRMCLTDNNFKNLPTGEVVDKLTSEFGLTSGLASGTTNANGFFEASLFHGDYEVKITHPLVDSPFVRGAKEKQKQRTRWVKWWDKFNHQKIIDLVKVEFPQASSQALPIKVSTSSSQALPVHQQFPELLKTQEPIQSLSNISPSSSLKGKRSKSSSSKKKENSDKSSQLLDLAQQFMAEAARLQKKKGSDSDSDASDAESQPPANWADQVDQTISHRRGMSGAHERGKSLDIRGR